CTTTGAGCCCGCGCTCGCGGGGCAGAAAAAGTTCCACGGCCTCGGGCCCTTTGACCCAGAGACAGGCGAAACCAGCTCTTCCGGGCAGCCCACTTACTCCGAGGTGTTCGCGCGCTCTCTCGTCAAACTCGCTGACCAGAATGACAAGGTCGTCGCCATCACGGCAGCCATGCCCAACGGCACCGGGCTCGACCACTTCCGCCCGCACCATCCTGCGCGCTATTTTGACGTGGGCATCGCCGAGGAGCACGCGGTCATCTTTGCCGCGGGCATGGCCACGCGCGGTTTCAAGCCCTATTGCGCCATCTATTCCACATTTCTGCAGCGCGCCTTTGACCCCATCGTGCATGATGTCTGCCTGCAAAATCTGCCCGTCGTCTTCTGCATGGATCGCGGCGGCCTCAGCGGCGATGACGGCCCCACACATCACGGCCTCTTCGACATCAGCTATCTGCGCGGCATTCCCAACATCGTGCACATGGTGCCCGCCGATGAAGACGAGCTCGCCGACATGATGTACACCGCCATGCTGCACGATGGCCCGTCTGCCATCCGCTATCCGCGCGGCACCGGCCCGGGCCATGCCGTAAAGCAGCAGCCCGAGGCGCTGCCCATCGGCAAGGCAAAGGTGCTGCATGAGGGCGAGGACATCGCCATTCTGGGCCTCGGCGCACTATTGCCCATGGCGGAACAGATTCGCGAAGAGCTGGCGCGCCAGGGCTATCGCGCCGCCGTCATCAATCCGCGTTTTGTAAAGCCGGTCGATACCGAACTGCTGGCGCATTACGCAGACCGCGTGACGGCTTTTCTCACGCTCGAAGATCATGTACTCATGGGCGGCTTCGGCAGCGCCGTCATGGAAGAGCTGAACGCCCTTGGCAAGAGCACGCCCGTGGTTCGCATCGGCTGGCCTGACCGCTTCATCGAGCACGGCAAGGTCGATCAACTGCGCGCCCGTTACGGCATCAGCGTCGAGGCCGCGATGGAAAAGCTCGCGCCCTACCTCACCCGCAGCGCACCACTTTCGGTTCGTTGAGCGTGCGCCTGCTGGCAGCTTCGTTGCTCCGCGCGCGCTCAGAGTGATAGCGTCAGAGGGCGACAGGGGGTTCTATGCCAGAAGCTGTCATCGTCAGCGCCGTCCGTACTCCAGCCGGCAAGGCTCCACGCGGCCGGCTCGCCGCGGTGCGGCCCGATGACCTGGCTGCCATCGCCATCCAGGGTGCTCTGGCGCGTGTGCCCGCGCTGGATTCTCGCGAGATAGAAGACATCATCGTCGGTTGCGCCATGCCTGAGGCAGAGCAGGGCATGAACGTCGCTCGCATTGCGGCCCTGCGCGCCGGACTGCCGGTCGAGACTGCGGCCATGACCGTCAACCGCTTCTGCTCCTCGGGCCTGCAGACCATCGCCCTCGCCGCGCAGCAGATTCTCACCGGCCAGTCGCGCGTGGTGCTGGCGGGTGGCACCGAGTCGATGAGCATGGTGCCGATGGGCGGCAACAAGGTCAGCGCCAATCCCTGGCTCATCGATCACCATCCCGATGTTTATCTCTCCATGGGCCTCACTGCCGAAAATCTGGCGCGAAAGTTCGGCATCACCCGCGAAGACGCCGACACGTTTGCCCTCGCGAGCCACCAGAAAGCACTGGCCGCGATCGAGCAGGGCATCTTCGCCGGAGAAATTGTGCCCGTTACGGTGACAAATACTTCGCCCGGCGCCAGCCCGGCGCATGTGGCGCAAGCATCGGCTCTTTTTGATACCGATGAAGGCCCCCGCGCCGATACTTCGTTGGAAGCGCTGGCTAAACTCAAGCCGGCCTTTCACGCGCAGGGCACGGTCACACCAGGCAACTCCTCGCAGACCTCAGACGGCGCGGCCATGGCAGTCGTGATGGAGGCCGCACGTGCGCGTGAGCTCGGCCTCGCTCCCTTGGCACGCTTTGTCAGCTTTGCCACCGCCGGTTGCGCGCCAGAGGAGATGGGCCTCGGCCCCGTCTTCGCCATTCCCAAAGCTCTGCGGCAGGCTGGACTCACGCTCGAACAGATCGACCGCATCGAGTTGAACGAAGCCTTTGCCGCGCAGTCGCTCGCCGTGATCCGCGAGGCCCATCTCGACCCCGGCAAGGTCAACGTGCACGGCGGCGCCATCGCGCTCGGCCATCCGCTCGGCTGCACCGGAGCCAAGCTGACGGCCACACTCCTGCACTCCATGCGCCGCGACCGTCTCCGCTACGGACTCGTCACCATGTGCGTCGGCGGCGGCATGGGCGCGGCCGGCATCTTTGAGAATCTTGCGTAATGCCCGCCTCTTGCGCGTTACGATAGCCTATTGGCACGGGAGGTTCGCTTATGGCCCAGCTCAGCACTCCGGCAATCTCCGCCCCCGCTGGCGGTGGTTTTCTCCTCGAAGACGCCAGCCCTGAAAGCATCTTTATCCCCGAAGACTTTTCGCCCGAGCAGCGGCAGATCGCCGCCACCACCGCAGCCTTTGCGGAAAGGGAAGTGCTGCCCGTCGCCGTTGCCCTCGAGAGCAAGGACTTCGACCTGCTGCGCAAACTCATGCGCAAGGCTGGCGACCTTGGTCTGCTGGGCGTCGATGTGCCCGAGGACTGCGGCGGCCTCGCGCTCGATAAGGTCACCTCGGCCATCGTCGCCGAGAATATCTCGCGGCTGGCCAGCTTCTCGGTCGCCTTCAGCGCCCACGTCGGCATTGGAACGCTGCCGCTCGTCTGGTACGGCACGGAAGAGCAGCAGCAGAAATATCTGCCGCGCCTCGCCAGCGGCGAGTGGATCGCCGCCTACGCGCTCTCCGAGGCCTCGTCCGGCTCCGATGCCATGAACATTCGCACCCGCGCCACGCTCTCGCCTGACGGGCAGCACTATGTGCTCAACGGCGAAAAAATGTGGATCACCAATGCCGGCGTCGCGAACCTCTTCACCCTCTTCGCCCGCATCGTCGATCCCGCTGATCCGGATCCCGCGCACACACAGTTCTCCGCTTTTCTCATCGAGCGCGACACTCCGGGCCTGACCGTCGGGCCTGAGGAGCACAAGCTCGGCATTCGCGGCTCCTCCACCTGCCCGCTCATTCTCTCCGATTGCAGGGTGCCCGTGGCCAACCTGCTGGGCGAGGCGGGCAAAGGCCACCACATCGCCTTCAACATTCTCAACATTGGCCGCTTCAAGCTCGGCGCGGCCTGTCTCGGCGGCGCCAAGCACTCTCTCGCGGACTCGATCGCCTACGCCCGCGACCGCAAGGCCTTCGGCAAAAGCATCACCGAGTTCGGCCTCATCCAGCAGAAGATCGCCGATGCGGCGGCCCGCATCTTCATGGGCGAATCGATGACCTACCGTGCCATCGGGGCCATTGACGCCGCGCTGGCCGCCATACCGCCAGAGCAGGCCGCCGGCTCCCGCGAGATTCAAAAGCGCATCGAGGCCTATGCCATCGAGTGCTCCATCCTCAAGGTGTGGGCCTCAGAGATGCTGGGCATTGTGACCGACCACGGCGTGCAGATTCACGCCGGCTACGGCTATGTCGAGGACTACCCGGCGGAGCGCGCCTGGCGTGATGCCCGCATCAACCGCATATTTGAGGGCACCAATGAGATCAACCGCCTCATCATCTCCGGCTTTCTGATGAAGCGCGCCGTCTCGGGCCAGCTCCCGCTGCTGCCTGCGATTCAAAAGCTGATGGAAGAGGTGCTTGCCCCGCCATCCCTCTCCGCCGCTCCAGATACATCGGACCCGCTCGCGCGCGAGGCAGGCCTGCTCGCGGCAGCAAAAAAAATCACGCTCTTCGCGGCCGGCGTCGCCAGTCAAAAATATGGCTCGGCGCTCATCAATCAGCAGGAGATCATGGCCGCCCTCGCCGATCTCACCACCGAGGTCTACGCGCTCCAGTCCGCGCTGCTGCGCGCCCGCAAGCTGCGGCAATCAGGGGAGCGGGCCGATCGCATCTCGCTCGCCGAATCCATGACCGCGCTCTACGCCATCTCCGCCTTTGAAAAGGTCACCGCCGCCGCCGAGCTCGTCGCCGCCGCCGTGGCGGAGGGCGACACCCTGCGCACGCATCTCGCCATCCTGCGCCGCTTTGCCCGCCATGAGCCGGCCAACGCCGTCGCCCTGAGCCGTCAGATCGCGGCGGCGGCGGTCGAAAAGAGCCGTTATCCGCTCACGATGGCCTGAGTACGGCAAAATCTTTTTCTTGAGGACAACCTTTTGCCCCGCGTTGGTGTCTATGACAGCGCGCCGCGAGAGGCAACCCGCGACCGGCGTTTTTATCCTGTCAGGGGCCTGCGCTTGACAGCCTATTTTGCTTCGCATAAACCTTAGCCATCTGCAGGTTACTCATCAGGAGCCCGCAAATGCGCCTGGCCGTGCTGTGCCGGCTCACCGGCCGCCATGGAGACACTTGAACCGCACGCATCATTGCAATGCGTGCCTGCCGCCGCGCCAATGCCGGCCATAACCAGTACGATTTCATTTTTCAAGGATGGGCCATGACCTTCCGTCGCCTCCGCAATCTCACAGCCAACGTGGCAGCCTCCGCTTTGGCGGCCTGCCTGTTGCCCGCCGCCCTGCATGCGCAGAGCGTCGGTGCGTCTTCACAGATTCCCAGCCGCATCTCCGGTCCCATCAGTGAGAGTTCGCTGGTGACGCTCAAGGGCAATGTCTCTCCGCTGGCCACCACCGCCAATGATCGTGGCGCCGCGCCGGCGAGCCTGCAGCTCAGCCAGATGCATCTGGTGCTCAAGCGCACCGCCGCGCAGCAGACCGCCCTCACGCAGCTCATTCAGGCGCAGCATGATCCGTCAAGCCCTCAGTATCACAAGTGGCTCACCCCCGCCGAGTTCGGCGCAAAGTTTGGCCCCTCCCAGCAGGACGTGCAGAGAATCGAATCCTGGCTGAGCTCGCAGGGCTTCAGCAACGTCAAGGCCGATCCCGGCAATCTGACCATCCGCTTCGACGGCAGCGTCTCGCAGCTTCAGAACACCTTCCACACTACCTATCACCAGTACGCCATCAACGGCCAGATGCACTACGCCGCGGCGACTGAGCCGATGATCCCCTCCGCGCTCGCGCCCGTCGTGAAGGGCTTCGTCTCCCTCAACGATTTTCCTGTCCGCTCCTACAGCCGCAAGCTGGGCCTGGCTACCTACAACCCCGAGACGCACAAGGCCACGCCGCAGTGGACGTACCCTGAGGGTAACGGCGAATCTTTCGTCCTCAGCCCGCAGGATTTTGGCGTGGAATACGACCTGCCCAATCCGGCTCTGAACTCGAGCTACAGCGGCACCACTTACGACGGCACCGGGCAGACCATCGCCATCATCAATGACTCGAACATCAACGTGTCGCTCGTCAACAGCTTCCGCTCGCTCTTTAATCTGCCCGCCAATCCGCCGCAGGTCATCATTGATGGCAATGATCCCGGCATCGACGGCGTCAACAATCCTGACGGCTCCAATGGTGACTCCAGCGAGGCCTATCTCGATGTGGAATGGGCCGGAGCCGTCGCTCCCAAGGCGACCGTGGATCTCGTCATTGCTGCCGATACGGCGAGCGAATCAGGCCTGATTCTCGCCGCCGAGCATGCTGTTTACAGTGACCTCGCGCCCGTCATGAGCGTCAGCTTCGGCAATTGCGAGGCGAGCCTGGGTGCTTCGAGCAACGAGTTTCTCAGCAACCTTTGGGAGCAGGCCGCGGCCGAAGGCATCACGGTCATTGTCTCCTCAGGCGACAGCGGCTCGGCTGGATGCGACAATCCCAACACCGAGACCTATGCCACCAAGGGCACCGGCGTGAACGGCTTCGCGTCCACCCCCTACAACGTCGCCGTGGGCGGTACCGACTTCTACTACAGCAGTTGGAATCAGGGCACGAACGCCATCGATACGCAACTCGGCACCTACTGGAGCGGTCAGACCTCCACCACGCCCACCGAGTCGCTCAAGCAGTACATCCCCGAGCAGGCCTGGAATGACAGCCAGTTTGGCGACGACATTCTCAACTACTACAACCTGACCGGCAGCTCCACCATTGTGGGTGGCGGCGGCGGAGCCAGCAGCGACGCCTACTGCTCCGGCACTATCAGTTCCTCCACCGGAAGCTGCTCCGTCAACCTGACCGGCTACCCCAAGCCCGCGTGGCAGTCCGGCACCGGCGTGCCGTCTGACAAGGTGCGTGACGTCCCTGACGTCTCGCTCTTCGCGGCCGACGGAATCAACGCCAGCTACTATCCCATCTGCGCTTCTGACGGAGACTGCCAGAGCGCCTCGGGCAGCAATCCGGTGCAGATCACGGGCATCGGCGGCACCTCCGCTGCCGCTCCCGCCTTCGCGGGCATCATGGCGCTGGTCAACCAGGCCACCAACAACCGCCAGGGCCAGGCGGACATGGTGCTCTACCCGCTCGCCGCGCAGTATCCCGCGGCCTTCCATGATGTTGTCAACGGCTCCAACAGTGTGCCTTGCCAGTACTCCGCGACTTCCACCTCGAACTCGCCCAACTGCATCGCGGCTTCCAACGCCATCACCGTCAACAACGTCACCGAAGGCCAGCTCGGCACCGGCACCACGCCCGCATACAACGCGGGCACCGGCTACGATCAGGCCAGCGGCCTCGGCTCCGTCGATGCAGCCAAGCTGATCGCGGACTGGAGCAACGTCAAGTTCGCCTCCACCACAGTAACGCTCACTCCGTCATCCACCTCTTTCACGCACGGCAGTGCGATCACCATTCAGGGCAGCGTGACCGGCGGATCGACCACCCCCACCGGTACAGTGGCGCTTGTCACCAGCAGTTCGGAACCCGTACAGGGCGGCGTGACCAACTTCACGTTGTCCAATGGCAGCTACTCCGCCAGCATCAATTTTCTGCCCGGTGGTACCTATCAGATCTGGGGGCAGTACAGCGGCGACAGCGCCAACGCTGCTAACACGTCCAGCAAGACCAGCATCACCGTCAATCCTGAAAGCAGCACTCTTGAGCTGAGCATTCCCAATGTCGGCTCGTCCTCCACCGGAACGCAGGCAATCTCTTCCGGCGGCAGTGTTCCTTACGGAACTCAGTTGCTTCTGGACGGCCGCCCCGAACCTTCCTCTTGCGCATCGAATGGTTGCAGTTCCACCGGCTACGGCGTTCCCACCGGCACCGTAGCTTTCGCTGACAATGGTGCCACCCTCAACACCGCAACCATCAACAGCGAAGGCGTTGCGGAATACAACGCCCCCTTCGCGGTCGGATCGCACTCCGTCACGGCCACCTACTCGGGAGACAACAGCTACAACACTTCCAGCGCTTCGGCGATCAACTTCACCATCACCAAAGACACGCCCTCGGTTTCGCTCACCGGCTCCGGATACCTGGGAGCCAGCACCGCTGGAGCCGATCAATACTTGCAGGGCCAGGCCAATTCCCTCAACGTGCTGGTCGAAAACTCCGCGAATGCCGCTCTTGAGTCAAGCTTTAACAATCAGTTGCTGGCAGCGGTTCCCGTGGCGGCGCCTACCGGTAACGTAACAATTACGGTTACAGGACCGCAGGCTTACACCTTCACGCAAGCGCTTTCCGCTGGAACCGATAGATCGACCGCGAGTGTGTACGGCGTAGCCTCCTTCACCTTGCCTTCCAGCGCACCTGCCGGCACCTACTCAGTGCAGGTGACCTATCCGGGCGATGGGAACTATGCGCCAGTCACGCAGACCTCCTCGCTGGTGCTGGAGACTGCTTCGGCTGCCGGGCTCAACACCGGCTCCATGGCCTCCACTACCAGCGCCACTGCCACCGGTGGAGACAACAACGGCGGCACCTCCTCCACGGCGGCCATTACGGTGAGCATTTCCGTCACCGGCATCAGCGGCAGTGCGGCACCCACCGGCACCGTGGTGCTCGACGCCAGCGGCCAGCAGGTCGGCTCGGCCACGCTGGCTGCACCCAGCAGCGGAGTCACCAGCACGGCGACGGTTACTCTGAGCAGCGCAAGCCTGCTGCAGGGCAGCAACCAAATCCAGGTGCAATACGTCGGAGATTCCAATTACCAGCCATCTTCGAATACGCTGATCCTCAACAACTCGCTCTCCGACTTCTCCATGGTTCCGTCCACCAGCTTCGTCGGTATCTCGGCTGGCGGCAATGCGACTGTTCCCATCACGCTTTCTTCGGTGAATGGATTCAACGGAGCCATCAACATCACCTGCAATGCGGGCACCGGCATTACATGCGCGCTCGACCACTCCTCTTACACCATTGCCGCTGGCGGAACAGCAACAGCGCAACTGACGCTCACCGCAAGCAGCAGCGCCTCCAACGCAACCAACCCGTTCAACGGCTGGCTCGGTGGCGGAGCGGCGTTGGCCTGTGCCTTCCTGCTCGCGATTCCGGCTCGCAAGCGTAGCTGGCGCGGCATGCTCGGCGTGCTTCTTCTCATCGTCGTGCTGGGCTTCGGCATCGGTTGCGGCAGCAGCAGCAGCAGCAGCGGCTCCGGCAGTGGCGGCTCTGGAGGAAGCGGTGGCTCGGGTGGCAGCGGCGGCTCCGGCGGCGGCAGCACCAGCAACAACAACTTTGGAGCTTCGTGCCCCAACTGCATCAACGTGAGCGTGACAGCCACTTCCGGCAATACGACCCACACGCTCTCCATCGCGGCAGACGTTCAATAACTCGTCTTCACCTCTCCACCCTCAGGCCGCATCCTCGCGATGCGGCCTTTTTCTTTTTGAGCGAATACAATGAGGCCACGCATTCTCCCCGGAGGCCTCACCTCGCATGCTGCTGCGCCCCGCTGCTCTTCCGCTGGCCCTCGCTCTTCTGCTCACTCTTCCGGTCACCCTCCCGGCTCACGCTCAACAGCAGCCCGTCGCGCCTCGCATCCATCAATCAGCGTCAGCGCTCGAACGTTTTGTGGGTCAATACAGCTTCACCCGAGAGCCGGAGATTATCTGGTCGGTCTTCCGCCACGGCGATCACCTCACCGTGGAAGCACGCCGCATGGCCGCCGCGTCGCTGGCCGCCGCTGGTCCCTTGCGCTTCCGCAGCCCCGCCGATGGTTTCTCTCTTGTGTTCACCACCGATGCTGCGGGCCGCGTCACCGGCTTTGAGCGTCATCAGGGAAACAACGCCGCATCCGCCAGCAAGATCAGCAGCCATCCGGAGCCGAACCACTTCCGACCTTACTCGCGGCAAGAGGTCATGATTCCCATGCGCGATGGCATCAAGCTGCACGCGATCATTCTGCGCCCCACGGACACAAACCAGCCGCTGCCGTTCCTCATGCAGCGCACGCCTTACGGTGTGGACGAGTACGACTCCGACACCATCAATGAGCGCTACACCACGCTCGCGCAGAGCGGCTACATCTTCGTCATGGAAGATATCCGTGGCCGTTACGAATCGCAGGGCCACTTCGTCATGATGCGCCCGCTGGCCAATCACAAAGACGCGCACGCCGTGGATGAAAGCACCGACGCCTACGACACCGTCGCCTGGCTGCTCCGGAACGTTCCCGATAACAACGGCCGAGTAGGCGTCATGGGCATCTCTTATCCCGGCTTCCTCGCCATGGAGGCCGGCATCGATCCCAACCCGGCCGTGAAGGCCATCTCCCCGCAGGCCCCCATGACCGATGTCTGGATGGGCGACGACTTTTTTCACTACGGCGCATTTCGTCAGAGTTACGGTTACGATTACGCCCTCGGCATGGAAAGCAGCAAGGTCAATGCCTTTGGCTCGCTCAACGAAGACGCCTATAACTACTTTCTCTCCGCCGGCAACTTTGCCGGAGCCGTCAGCAAATCCGGCGCCGGCCTGCTGCCCACCTGGAAGGCCTTCCTCAAGCATCCCGCCTACGACGCTTTCTGGCAGAA
The DNA window shown above is from Acidobacterium capsulatum ATCC 51196 and carries:
- a CDS encoding acetyl-CoA C-acyltransferase, which codes for MPEAVIVSAVRTPAGKAPRGRLAAVRPDDLAAIAIQGALARVPALDSREIEDIIVGCAMPEAEQGMNVARIAALRAGLPVETAAMTVNRFCSSGLQTIALAAQQILTGQSRVVLAGGTESMSMVPMGGNKVSANPWLIDHHPDVYLSMGLTAENLARKFGITREDADTFALASHQKALAAIEQGIFAGEIVPVTVTNTSPGASPAHVAQASALFDTDEGPRADTSLEALAKLKPAFHAQGTVTPGNSSQTSDGAAMAVVMEAARARELGLAPLARFVSFATAGCAPEEMGLGPVFAIPKALRQAGLTLEQIDRIELNEAFAAQSLAVIREAHLDPGKVNVHGGAIALGHPLGCTGAKLTATLLHSMRRDRLRYGLVTMCVGGGMGAAGIFENLA
- a CDS encoding Ig-like domain repeat protein, with amino-acid sequence MTFRRLRNLTANVAASALAACLLPAALHAQSVGASSQIPSRISGPISESSLVTLKGNVSPLATTANDRGAAPASLQLSQMHLVLKRTAAQQTALTQLIQAQHDPSSPQYHKWLTPAEFGAKFGPSQQDVQRIESWLSSQGFSNVKADPGNLTIRFDGSVSQLQNTFHTTYHQYAINGQMHYAAATEPMIPSALAPVVKGFVSLNDFPVRSYSRKLGLATYNPETHKATPQWTYPEGNGESFVLSPQDFGVEYDLPNPALNSSYSGTTYDGTGQTIAIINDSNINVSLVNSFRSLFNLPANPPQVIIDGNDPGIDGVNNPDGSNGDSSEAYLDVEWAGAVAPKATVDLVIAADTASESGLILAAEHAVYSDLAPVMSVSFGNCEASLGASSNEFLSNLWEQAAAEGITVIVSSGDSGSAGCDNPNTETYATKGTGVNGFASTPYNVAVGGTDFYYSSWNQGTNAIDTQLGTYWSGQTSTTPTESLKQYIPEQAWNDSQFGDDILNYYNLTGSSTIVGGGGGASSDAYCSGTISSSTGSCSVNLTGYPKPAWQSGTGVPSDKVRDVPDVSLFAADGINASYYPICASDGDCQSASGSNPVQITGIGGTSAAAPAFAGIMALVNQATNNRQGQADMVLYPLAAQYPAAFHDVVNGSNSVPCQYSATSTSNSPNCIAASNAITVNNVTEGQLGTGTTPAYNAGTGYDQASGLGSVDAAKLIADWSNVKFASTTVTLTPSSTSFTHGSAITIQGSVTGGSTTPTGTVALVTSSSEPVQGGVTNFTLSNGSYSASINFLPGGTYQIWGQYSGDSANAANTSSKTSITVNPESSTLELSIPNVGSSSTGTQAISSGGSVPYGTQLLLDGRPEPSSCASNGCSSTGYGVPTGTVAFADNGATLNTATINSEGVAEYNAPFAVGSHSVTATYSGDNSYNTSSASAINFTITKDTPSVSLTGSGYLGASTAGADQYLQGQANSLNVLVENSANAALESSFNNQLLAAVPVAAPTGNVTITVTGPQAYTFTQALSAGTDRSTASVYGVASFTLPSSAPAGTYSVQVTYPGDGNYAPVTQTSSLVLETASAAGLNTGSMASTTSATATGGDNNGGTSSTAAITVSISVTGISGSAAPTGTVVLDASGQQVGSATLAAPSSGVTSTATVTLSSASLLQGSNQIQVQYVGDSNYQPSSNTLILNNSLSDFSMVPSTSFVGISAGGNATVPITLSSVNGFNGAINITCNAGTGITCALDHSSYTIAAGGTATAQLTLTASSSASNATNPFNGWLGGGAALACAFLLAIPARKRSWRGMLGVLLLIVVLGFGIGCGSSSSSSGSGSGGSGGSGGSGGSGGSGGGSTSNNNFGASCPNCINVSVTATSGNTTHTLSIAADVQ
- the dxs gene encoding 1-deoxy-D-xylulose-5-phosphate synthase; this encodes MGNLLNSIHSPADIKHFSVPQLEALAQEIRDRLIQSVARTGGHIGPNLGVVELTIAMHYVFDTPQDRFVFDVSHQAYVHKLLTGRANRFDTLRQPGGLNGFMLRSESQHDSYGAGHAGTALSAALGMAVARDIAGGHEHVVALAGDAAFTNGISFEALNNIADQTRRLIVVLNDNEWSIDRNVGAIARYLHKIVTNEHVSQFHDSAARLLKRIGGPAAANMVRRAEEAAKGMLWPSVLFEEFGLTYYGPIDGHNLSLLIDTFKFLKQQDRPVLLHAITQKGRGFEPALAGQKKFHGLGPFDPETGETSSSGQPTYSEVFARSLVKLADQNDKVVAITAAMPNGTGLDHFRPHHPARYFDVGIAEEHAVIFAAGMATRGFKPYCAIYSTFLQRAFDPIVHDVCLQNLPVVFCMDRGGLSGDDGPTHHGLFDISYLRGIPNIVHMVPADEDELADMMYTAMLHDGPSAIRYPRGTGPGHAVKQQPEALPIGKAKVLHEGEDIAILGLGALLPMAEQIREELARQGYRAAVINPRFVKPVDTELLAHYADRVTAFLTLEDHVLMGGFGSAVMEELNALGKSTPVVRIGWPDRFIEHGKVDQLRARYGISVEAAMEKLAPYLTRSAPLSVR
- a CDS encoding CocE/NonD family hydrolase, whose translation is MLLRPAALPLALALLLTLPVTLPAHAQQQPVAPRIHQSASALERFVGQYSFTREPEIIWSVFRHGDHLTVEARRMAAASLAAAGPLRFRSPADGFSLVFTTDAAGRVTGFERHQGNNAASASKISSHPEPNHFRPYSRQEVMIPMRDGIKLHAIILRPTDTNQPLPFLMQRTPYGVDEYDSDTINERYTTLAQSGYIFVMEDIRGRYESQGHFVMMRPLANHKDAHAVDESTDAYDTVAWLLRNVPDNNGRVGVMGISYPGFLAMEAGIDPNPAVKAISPQAPMTDVWMGDDFFHYGAFRQSYGYDYALGMESSKVNAFGSLNEDAYNYFLSAGNFAGAVSKSGAGLLPTWKAFLKHPAYDAFWQKRAVQPHLTRVTVPTLEVSGWWDQEDMWGPQAEYAALEKHNQPNDPAHRVYLAIGPWNHGGWASTTRYLGAVDFGSATGDYFREHVEAPFFAYYLKGQPGFNLENTITFRTGTDQWERYAQWPPRASHLENLYLASNGGLTFESPAQPTSFTAYTSNPADPVPYRKRPIQATYAPGSHWYTWLAQDQRFVGHRKDIARWETPPLTHALTISGDVYADLLASTSGSDGDWVVKLIDVYPDTPNAGAPPTSPNEDTHLAGYQLMIAGQIFRGRYRTSFEHPRPTPPNQTERYHFSLRGVDHVFLPGHRILVEVQSSWFPLYDRNPQTFVPNIMKAKPKDYQRATIHIYAASHLELPVMPGA
- a CDS encoding acyl-CoA dehydrogenase family protein, whose amino-acid sequence is MAQLSTPAISAPAGGGFLLEDASPESIFIPEDFSPEQRQIAATTAAFAEREVLPVAVALESKDFDLLRKLMRKAGDLGLLGVDVPEDCGGLALDKVTSAIVAENISRLASFSVAFSAHVGIGTLPLVWYGTEEQQQKYLPRLASGEWIAAYALSEASSGSDAMNIRTRATLSPDGQHYVLNGEKMWITNAGVANLFTLFARIVDPADPDPAHTQFSAFLIERDTPGLTVGPEEHKLGIRGSSTCPLILSDCRVPVANLLGEAGKGHHIAFNILNIGRFKLGAACLGGAKHSLADSIAYARDRKAFGKSITEFGLIQQKIADAAARIFMGESMTYRAIGAIDAALAAIPPEQAAGSREIQKRIEAYAIECSILKVWASEMLGIVTDHGVQIHAGYGYVEDYPAERAWRDARINRIFEGTNEINRLIISGFLMKRAVSGQLPLLPAIQKLMEEVLAPPSLSAAPDTSDPLAREAGLLAAAKKITLFAAGVASQKYGSALINQQEIMAALADLTTEVYALQSALLRARKLRQSGERADRISLAESMTALYAISAFEKVTAAAELVAAAVAEGDTLRTHLAILRRFARHEPANAVALSRQIAAAAVEKSRYPLTMA